One genomic window of Comamonas antarctica includes the following:
- a CDS encoding efflux RND transporter periplasmic adaptor subunit has protein sequence MPISKKTSKRIGIALVLAAAAAAFVKWQFFPAKPPGSFISAPAATGDLEDTVLASGTLQAFKQVSVGAQVSGQIQSLKVALGDNVKQGQLIAEIDSMTQQNTVRNAEAALATARANLRARQASLSQVEQAYKRQQQLRAADAGPQSELESAEATYRATLAEIDALQAQLRQAEIAADTAKVNLGYTRIVAPMDGQVVAVVTQEGQTVNANQAAPTIIKLAKVDSMTVKAQISEADVVRVQPGQKVYFTILGEPEQRYAATLRAVEPAPDSILTETTAASTAASSATATAVYYNGLFDVPNPDGKLRISMTAQVYIVRAEAKGVVTIPSAALGERHADGSTTLRVLDAAGNAQPRQVRVGLNNNVTAEITEGLAAGEQVVLGDAAAAPAARRGGMPGGPPPR, from the coding sequence ATGCCCATCTCCAAGAAAACCTCCAAGCGCATCGGCATCGCCCTGGTGCTGGCCGCCGCGGCGGCCGCCTTCGTCAAGTGGCAGTTCTTTCCCGCCAAGCCGCCCGGCAGTTTCATCTCCGCGCCGGCCGCCACCGGCGATCTCGAGGACACGGTGCTGGCCAGCGGCACGCTGCAGGCCTTCAAGCAGGTCAGCGTCGGCGCGCAGGTGTCTGGCCAGATCCAGTCGCTGAAGGTGGCGCTGGGCGACAACGTCAAGCAAGGCCAGCTGATCGCCGAAATCGACTCCATGACGCAGCAGAACACGGTGCGCAACGCCGAGGCCGCGCTCGCCACGGCGCGCGCCAACCTGCGTGCGCGCCAGGCCTCGCTGTCGCAGGTGGAGCAGGCCTACAAGCGCCAGCAGCAGCTGCGCGCGGCCGATGCGGGCCCGCAGTCCGAACTCGAAAGCGCCGAGGCCACCTACCGCGCGACGCTGGCCGAGATCGACGCGCTGCAGGCGCAGCTGCGCCAGGCGGAAATTGCCGCCGACACCGCCAAGGTCAACCTGGGCTATACGCGCATCGTCGCGCCCATGGACGGCCAGGTGGTGGCGGTGGTGACGCAGGAGGGCCAGACCGTCAACGCCAACCAGGCCGCGCCGACCATCATCAAGCTGGCCAAGGTCGACTCGATGACCGTCAAGGCGCAGATCTCCGAGGCCGATGTGGTGCGCGTCCAGCCCGGCCAGAAGGTCTACTTCACCATCCTGGGCGAGCCTGAGCAACGCTACGCGGCAACGCTGCGCGCGGTCGAGCCCGCGCCGGACTCGATCCTCACCGAGACCACGGCAGCCAGCACCGCGGCCAGCAGCGCCACGGCCACGGCGGTCTACTACAACGGCCTGTTCGACGTGCCCAATCCCGACGGCAAGCTGCGCATCTCGATGACCGCGCAGGTGTACATCGTGCGTGCCGAGGCCAAGGGGGTGGTGACCATACCATCGGCCGCGCTGGGCGAGCGCCATGCCGACGGCAGCACCACGCTGCGCGTGCTCGACGCCGCGGGCAACGCCCAGCCGCGCCAGGTCAGGGTCGGGCTCAACAACAACGTCACGGCCGAGATCACCGAAGGGCTGGCCGCGGGCGAGCAGGTGGTGCTGGGCGACGCCGCGGCCGCGCCCGCGGCCAGGCGCGGCGGCATGCCGGGCGGCCCGCCGCCGCGATGA
- a CDS encoding MacB family efflux pump subunit: protein MRSEMNTAASGGALLEIRGVTREFPAGDQMLAVLKDIDLTVQAGEMVAIVGQSGSGKSTLMNILGCLDTPTRGSYRVAGRETRELLPDELAELRREHFGFIFQRYHLLSDLTAQGNVEVPAVYAGRTRAQRHARSAALLERLGLGERMHHTPGKLSGGQQQRVSIARALMNGGSVILADEPTGALDTQSGAEVMKILEELHAEGHTVIIVTHDMGVAAHAERVIEIRDGVIVGDTRREHAAAPRQRALPAAGAPATGLAARVSAFGDRFREAFHMALLAMNAHRLRTFLTMLGIIIGIASVVSVVALGTGAQKKVLSDISAIGTNTIEVFSGAGFGDVRAAAVRTLVPSDAEALAAQPYVDSVTPNVSTATRFRWRNVELTGTVNGVGEQYFRVKAVKLAQGSVFERDAVQQLQQVAVIDDNTRAKLFPNLANPVGEVLLLGSVPVRVIGVAAKSENAFGNSEALNVWVPYTTAMGRIVGQNYLRSITVRVSDSAPMAAAEQGINQLLKTRHGREDFYVLNTDSIRQTIENTTQTLTLLVASIAVISLMVGGIGVMNIMLVSVTERTREIGVRMAVGARQGDIQQQFLIEAVLVCLLGGALGIGIALGLGALITSLVPAVPLAFSTSSMFWAFACSTLIGVVFGFLPARSAARLNPIDALARE from the coding sequence ATGCGATCCGAGATGAATACGGCCGCTTCGGGCGGGGCGCTGCTGGAAATCCGCGGCGTGACGCGCGAGTTTCCCGCGGGCGACCAGATGCTCGCAGTGCTCAAGGACATCGACCTCACGGTGCAGGCCGGCGAGATGGTGGCCATCGTCGGCCAGTCCGGTTCGGGCAAATCGACGCTGATGAACATCCTGGGCTGCCTGGACACGCCCACACGCGGCAGCTACCGCGTTGCCGGGCGCGAGACGCGCGAACTCCTGCCCGACGAGCTGGCCGAGCTGCGGCGCGAGCACTTCGGCTTCATCTTCCAGCGCTACCACCTGCTGTCGGACCTCACGGCGCAGGGCAATGTCGAGGTGCCGGCGGTATATGCGGGCCGCACGCGGGCGCAGCGCCATGCGCGTTCGGCCGCGCTGCTCGAGCGCCTGGGCCTGGGCGAGCGCATGCACCACACGCCGGGCAAGCTCTCGGGCGGGCAGCAGCAGCGCGTGTCGATCGCGCGCGCGCTGATGAACGGCGGCAGCGTGATCCTGGCCGACGAGCCGACGGGCGCGCTCGACACGCAGTCGGGCGCCGAGGTCATGAAGATCCTCGAGGAGCTGCATGCCGAGGGCCACACGGTGATCATCGTCACGCACGACATGGGCGTGGCCGCGCATGCCGAGCGCGTGATCGAGATCCGCGACGGCGTGATCGTCGGCGACACGCGCCGCGAGCATGCCGCCGCGCCCCGCCAGCGCGCCTTGCCCGCCGCGGGCGCCCCGGCCACCGGCCTGGCGGCGCGCGTGTCGGCCTTTGGCGACCGCTTCCGCGAAGCCTTCCACATGGCGCTGCTGGCGATGAACGCGCACCGGCTGCGCACCTTCCTCACCATGCTGGGCATCATCATCGGCATCGCCTCGGTGGTGTCGGTGGTGGCGCTGGGCACGGGGGCGCAAAAGAAGGTGCTGTCGGACATCAGCGCCATCGGCACCAACACCATCGAGGTGTTCTCGGGCGCGGGCTTCGGCGACGTGCGCGCGGCGGCGGTACGCACGCTGGTGCCCAGCGACGCCGAGGCGCTCGCCGCCCAGCCCTATGTCGACAGCGTCACGCCCAATGTCAGCACGGCCACGCGCTTTCGCTGGCGCAACGTGGAGCTCACCGGCACGGTGAACGGCGTGGGCGAACAGTACTTCCGCGTCAAGGCGGTGAAGCTGGCGCAGGGCAGCGTGTTCGAGCGCGACGCGGTGCAGCAGCTGCAGCAGGTCGCGGTGATCGACGACAACACCCGCGCCAAGCTGTTCCCGAACCTGGCCAACCCGGTGGGCGAGGTGCTGCTGCTGGGCAGCGTGCCGGTGCGCGTGATCGGCGTCGCGGCCAAGAGCGAGAACGCCTTCGGCAACTCCGAGGCGCTCAACGTCTGGGTGCCCTACACCACGGCCATGGGCCGCATCGTCGGGCAGAACTACCTGCGCAGCATCACCGTGCGCGTGTCCGACAGCGCGCCCATGGCCGCGGCCGAGCAGGGCATCAACCAGCTGCTCAAGACGCGCCACGGCCGCGAGGACTTCTATGTGCTCAACACCGACAGCATCCGCCAGACCATAGAGAACACCACGCAGACGCTGACGCTGCTGGTGGCCTCGATCGCGGTGATCTCGCTGATGGTCGGCGGCATCGGCGTGATGAACATCATGCTGGTGTCGGTGACCGAGCGCACGCGCGAGATCGGCGTGCGCATGGCCGTGGGCGCGCGCCAGGGCGACATCCAGCAGCAGTTCCTGATCGAGGCGGTGCTGGTGTGCCTGCTCGGCGGCGCCCTGGGCATCGGCATCGCGCTGGGACTGGGGGCGCTGATCACCAGCCTGGTGCCGGCCGTGCCGCTGGCGTTCTCCACCAGCTCCATGTTCTGGGCGTTTGCCTGCTCGACGCTGATCGGCGTGGTGTTCGGCTTCCTGCCGGCGCGCAGCGCGGCCCGCCTCAACCCCATCGATGCGCTGGCGCGCGAATGA
- the gorA gene encoding glutathione-disulfide reductase, translating to MNAHDFDLFVIGGGSGGVRAARMAAQRGARVALAEMQGESGLGGTCVNVGCIPKKLYSYAAHYAESFEESHGFGWEGAAPVLNWGTLKANRAREIARLNSIYGHLLTGVGVEVFDAFARLDGPHAVVLRGAAGSEERRFTAKHILIATGGTPFRPEIDGGEHVIDSNAIFDLEPFPKRLLVVGGGYIACEFASIFNGLGARVTQLYRGEQVLRGFDDEIREFVAKEMGKTGVDLRLNADVAAITRTSEGLQVKLQDGNELQADAVLYATGRVPLTQGLGLETAGVAIGKNGAVLVDERYQTSIPSVYAVGDVTSRVQLTPVALAEAMVVVDQLFGPAAGKPARSMNYDFIPTAVFTHPSIGTVGHSESQARQMFGDVTIFRSEFKALRHTLSGSSERTLMKLVVETATDRVVGLHMVGAEAGEIVQGFAVAMKAGATKAIFDSTIGIHPTAAEEFVTMREPVKAAPAG from the coding sequence ATGAATGCCCATGACTTTGACCTGTTTGTAATCGGTGGCGGCAGCGGCGGCGTGCGTGCCGCGCGCATGGCCGCGCAGCGCGGCGCACGCGTGGCGCTGGCGGAGATGCAGGGCGAAAGCGGCCTGGGCGGCACCTGCGTCAACGTCGGCTGCATTCCCAAGAAGCTCTACAGCTATGCCGCGCATTACGCCGAGTCCTTCGAGGAGTCGCATGGCTTTGGCTGGGAGGGCGCCGCGCCGGTGCTGAATTGGGGCACGCTCAAGGCCAACCGCGCACGCGAGATCGCGCGCCTCAACAGCATCTACGGCCATCTGCTGACGGGTGTCGGGGTCGAGGTGTTCGATGCCTTTGCGCGCCTCGATGGCCCGCACGCGGTGGTGCTGCGCGGCGCCGCAGGCAGCGAGGAGCGGCGCTTCACCGCCAAGCACATCCTGATCGCCACCGGCGGCACGCCGTTCCGGCCCGAGATCGACGGCGGCGAGCATGTCATCGACTCGAATGCGATCTTCGACCTGGAGCCGTTTCCCAAGCGCCTGCTGGTGGTCGGCGGCGGCTATATCGCCTGCGAGTTCGCCTCGATCTTCAACGGCCTGGGCGCGCGGGTCACGCAGCTGTACCGCGGCGAACAGGTGCTGCGCGGCTTCGACGACGAGATCCGCGAATTCGTCGCCAAGGAAATGGGCAAGACCGGCGTCGACCTGCGCCTGAACGCCGATGTCGCGGCAATCACGCGCACGTCCGAGGGCCTGCAGGTGAAGCTGCAGGACGGCAATGAACTGCAGGCCGACGCCGTGCTCTACGCCACCGGCCGCGTGCCGCTGACCCAGGGCCTGGGCCTCGAGACCGCCGGCGTGGCCATCGGCAAGAATGGCGCGGTGCTGGTCGATGAGCGCTACCAGACCAGCATTCCCTCGGTCTATGCCGTGGGCGATGTCACCAGCCGCGTGCAGCTGACGCCGGTGGCGCTGGCCGAAGCCATGGTCGTCGTCGACCAGCTGTTCGGCCCGGCCGCGGGCAAGCCCGCGCGCAGCATGAACTACGACTTCATTCCCACGGCGGTGTTCACCCATCCGAGCATCGGCACCGTGGGCCACAGCGAGTCGCAGGCCCGGCAGATGTTTGGCGACGTGACCATCTTCCGCAGCGAATTCAAGGCGCTCCGGCACACGCTGTCGGGCAGCTCGGAGCGCACGCTGATGAAGCTGGTGGTCGAGACCGCGACCGACCGCGTGGTCGGCCTGCACATGGTGGGCGCCGAGGCCGGCGAAATCGTGCAGGGCTTTGCCGTGGCGATGAAGGCCGGCGCCACCAAGGCGATTTTCGACAGCACCATCGGCATCCACCCCACGGCCGCCGAGGAGTTCGTCACCATGCGCGAGCCGGTGAAGGCGGCGCCAGCGGGCTGA
- a CDS encoding MFS transporter yields MNDFSFRKIALAAFGPALLFGIGDGAILPVVVLLARELGASIPMAALAVTLISIGCVLNNIPASLLIARWGERAAIVTAGLWSALGMAVCFFATHYGVFALGCFMMGMSQAIYNLARQSYMTEVVPLSHRARALSALGGVVRIGSFIGPFLSAAVIHFHGLSSAFAVGIVAVLSAAALGARIPDLPDHPRHQAAQSGKRVSLLSTFADHRRIFLTLGLAILLVGAVRAARSVVLPLWADHLGLAPTAASLLFGLAGAIETLVFYPAGKVMDTRGRRAVALPAMLIMGAGMLLMPLTGSFAALVLVAMLIGFGNGISSGMNMTLGADHAPVQGRSYFLGVWRLLADIGATAGPALLSLIVSATTLATGIAFMGAVAALAAALLHRFIPARAAPPR; encoded by the coding sequence GTGAACGATTTTTCCTTTCGCAAGATCGCGCTGGCCGCGTTTGGCCCGGCGCTGCTGTTTGGCATTGGCGACGGCGCCATCCTGCCGGTCGTCGTGCTGCTGGCGCGCGAGCTCGGCGCGTCGATTCCCATGGCGGCGCTGGCCGTGACGCTGATCAGCATTGGCTGCGTGCTCAACAATATCCCGGCCTCGCTGCTGATCGCGCGCTGGGGCGAGCGCGCGGCCATTGTCACGGCCGGGCTGTGGAGCGCGCTGGGCATGGCGGTGTGCTTTTTCGCCACGCATTACGGCGTGTTTGCCCTCGGCTGCTTCATGATGGGCATGTCGCAGGCCATCTACAACCTGGCGCGCCAGAGCTACATGACCGAGGTGGTGCCGCTGAGCCACCGCGCGCGCGCGCTGTCGGCGCTGGGCGGCGTGGTGCGCATCGGCAGCTTCATCGGGCCGTTCCTGAGCGCCGCGGTGATCCACTTCCACGGCCTGTCCTCGGCGTTTGCGGTGGGCATCGTCGCGGTGCTGTCCGCCGCGGCGCTGGGCGCGCGCATTCCGGACCTGCCCGACCACCCGCGCCACCAGGCCGCGCAGTCCGGCAAGCGCGTCTCGCTGCTGTCGACCTTTGCCGACCACCGCCGGATTTTCCTCACGCTGGGCCTGGCCATCCTGCTGGTGGGCGCGGTGCGCGCCGCGCGCAGCGTGGTGCTGCCGCTGTGGGCGGACCACCTGGGCCTGGCGCCCACCGCGGCCTCGCTGCTGTTCGGCCTGGCCGGCGCCATCGAGACGCTGGTGTTCTACCCCGCCGGCAAGGTAATGGACACCCGGGGCCGGCGCGCGGTCGCGCTGCCCGCCATGCTGATCATGGGCGCGGGCATGCTGCTGATGCCGCTCACGGGCAGCTTCGCGGCGCTGGTGCTGGTGGCGATGCTGATCGGCTTTGGCAACGGCATCAGCTCGGGCATGAACATGACGCTGGGCGCCGACCACGCGCCGGTGCAGGGCCGCTCCTATTTCCTGGGCGTCTGGCGCCTGCTGGCCGACATCGGCGCCACGGCCGGGCCGGCACTGCTGTCGCTGATCGTTTCCGCGACCACGCTGGCCACGGGCATCGCCTTCATGGGCGCGGTGGCGGCGCTGGCGGCGGCCCTGCTGCACCGCTTCATTCCGGCGCGGGCCGCGCCGCCGCGGTAG
- a CDS encoding efflux transporter outer membrane subunit: MSKNRIPAIEALRLAPMALALLLAGCAGTHSAYETPAAVLPAAWQQQPQPAQATALPERWWRQFNDPALDQLVETALARNNDLGAAAWRVRQAQLQAGIAATALAPTLSGSVSSNASRRLEGSGNATARSSGATLAASYELDLWGRVARTRDAAEWSARASAEDLEATAQALAGTAAGLYWQLGYLQLRLASSQESLAYSLRTQQLVRAQYAAGAVSALELREAEQTVAGQRAVMAQLEQQRVETRNAIAVLLDAPPGDATLVRLLPQPAQHLPEGALPAVAAGVPAALLARRPDLRAAEARLRSVLASGDATRASYYPSLTLTGQLGTSSTALLNLLSNPVAALGAGLNLPFLRQREMQLSGELASAQYAEAVVNFRQTLYAALADVENALSARSQQAQQGEQLALQLAAAREAERLYEVRYRTGASALRLWLDAQERRRAAELALQQNRLDQLNALATLYRVLGGGVPVVTPDSVLPPPAGEYSP, translated from the coding sequence ATGAGCAAGAATCGCATCCCTGCAATCGAGGCCCTGCGGCTGGCGCCGATGGCTTTGGCCCTGCTGCTGGCCGGCTGCGCCGGCACGCATTCGGCTTACGAGACACCGGCCGCCGTGCTGCCCGCCGCCTGGCAGCAGCAGCCGCAACCCGCCCAGGCGACAGCGCTGCCCGAACGCTGGTGGCGCCAGTTCAACGACCCGGCGCTGGACCAGTTGGTGGAAACCGCGCTGGCGCGCAACAACGACCTCGGGGCCGCGGCCTGGCGCGTGCGCCAGGCGCAGCTGCAGGCCGGCATTGCCGCCACGGCGCTCGCGCCCACGCTGTCGGGCAGCGTGAGCAGCAATGCCTCGCGCCGGCTCGAAGGCAGCGGCAACGCCACGGCGCGCAGCAGCGGCGCGACGCTGGCGGCCAGCTACGAGCTCGATCTATGGGGCCGCGTGGCGCGCACGCGCGACGCCGCCGAATGGTCGGCGCGCGCCAGCGCCGAGGACCTTGAAGCCACGGCCCAGGCCCTGGCTGGCACGGCCGCCGGGCTGTACTGGCAACTGGGCTATCTGCAGCTGCGCCTGGCCAGCAGCCAGGAGAGCCTGGCCTATTCGCTGCGCACGCAGCAGCTGGTGCGCGCGCAATACGCGGCTGGCGCGGTGTCGGCGCTGGAGCTGCGCGAGGCCGAGCAGACCGTGGCCGGACAGCGCGCGGTGATGGCGCAACTGGAGCAGCAGCGCGTGGAAACACGCAATGCGATTGCCGTGCTGCTCGATGCGCCGCCGGGCGATGCGACGCTCGTGCGGCTGCTGCCGCAGCCCGCGCAGCACCTGCCCGAGGGCGCGCTGCCGGCCGTGGCCGCGGGCGTGCCGGCCGCGCTGCTGGCGCGCCGGCCCGACCTGCGCGCGGCCGAGGCGCGGCTGCGCAGTGTTCTTGCGAGCGGCGACGCCACGCGCGCGAGCTACTACCCGTCGCTCACGCTCACCGGCCAGCTCGGCACCTCCAGCACGGCGCTGCTGAATCTGCTGTCGAATCCCGTGGCCGCGCTGGGCGCGGGGCTGAACCTGCCGTTCCTGCGCCAGCGCGAAATGCAGCTGTCGGGCGAGCTGGCCAGCGCGCAGTACGCCGAAGCGGTGGTGAACTTCCGCCAGACGCTCTACGCCGCGCTGGCCGATGTCGAGAACGCGCTGTCGGCGCGCAGCCAGCAGGCGCAGCAGGGCGAGCAACTGGCGCTGCAGCTGGCGGCGGCGCGCGAGGCCGAGCGGCTCTATGAAGTGCGCTACCGCACCGGCGCCTCGGCGCTGCGCCTGTGGCTCGATGCCCAGGAGCGCCGCCGCGCCGCCGAACTGGCGCTGCAGCAGAACCGGCTTGATCAGCTGAACGCGCTGGCCACGCTGTACCGCGTGCTGGGCGGCGGCGTGCCGGTCGTCACGCCGGATTCCGTCCTGCCGCCGCCTGCCGGCGAATACAGTCCATGA